The stretch of DNA AGTACTTTTGCTAAATAAGCATCATCGGGCTCATTTCCATGCTCACCTAAATAGGCAGTAATTTCTTGATCGACCATTTTTATTAAACGGCGATTGGCTCTACTCATCGTATCTAATGAGCGTAAAAAATCCAGCATTGAACCATAGACACGCTTTTTACCATACCCCCAAAAGGAGTCATTTTGGTCTTTATCGTAACGCCTAGAGAGTTTAATCATCTCTTCTGTTCCAATAGAGATAAGATCGTTTACATCCACAGAAGCAGGAAGTCTTTCACGAAGGCGATATGCCATAGCTCGCACTGCAGGGAGATATTGCAAAACGAGTTCGTCTTGCTCTTTTTTGAGATTTTGGCTGTAAGGATTAGGCTGCTGCTTTTTTACTGTAGGATTCATTACTCTCCGTTGAGCCTTTCATTAACTTTTCATAATGTTGATTCATATTGTCAATGCTCGCCAAAAGACCATCCATCACTTTTTCCCTATTTTCAAGTTCTTGAATAAAGTAATCGCCAATATTTTCATGGTCTTTTTTGTCAAAGATAAAGGTGCTTAAACGATCAAAATCAAAGAAATTCATGACAGCCACATGGATGATGAGATAGAATACCAACGTTATTTCTAACGTGTAGAACAGTATCTCTTCTGGCTCTGAAAAATTGAGTATCGAAAACATCAATCCTATAAAAAAACCACAGATGGTGAAAAAATAGATGAAATTTTCTGATTTGACCATATAATGCCTTTACAAAATGTATCTAAAATTGCTCAATAATACGCTTAAAGAAGCTACCAAAACTCTTATTCGTATCCGTTTTAAGCACTTTTCGTTCCAATTTGTAGACTAAATTGTTGACGATGCGTTTCATGTCCAATGCTGCTAGAGAATTGGGAGCATCATTGGTAAATAAGGTACGTTGTTTAATACTCTTTGAAATCAATTTATCTTCGGGTAATTTACCAATCAAATTAAGTTTCAAACCATTACCGATGTTGGCCATAGCTACTTTATTGATTTTATCAAAAATAAGTTGCGCCTCTTTTTCACTTTTGGTCATATTTAAAATGACATGAATATTGGACTGTGTTTTACTGGTAATTTTAATCGTTGCGTACGCATCGGTAATCGCCGCAGGATCAGGAACCGTGACCACAATCACCTCATCGGCTGCTTCTAGAAAAAGCTGTATATGCCCGCCAATGCCAGCCCCTGTGTCAATAATCATAAAATCAAGATCATTAAGCACCTTGGTCTCTTCTAAAAAACGCTCAAATAAAAACTGCTCAGAGTACTTTAAAATTTCATCGCCGCTTTCGCCGGGAATGAGCAACAGATTTTTTTTAATCGGGACAATGACGTCCTTGAGTGAACACTCACCTTTGAGTACATGTAAAATATTTTTATCAATACGAACATTCAGAATGACATCAAGATTTGCCAAGCCAATATCTGCATCAAAGAGCCCAACTTTATAGCCATTGTTGGAGAGTACATTCGCCATATTGGCACTGACAGTACTTTTGCCAACACCACCTTTACCACTGGTAATAGCGATATACTTAGTATGACTATGCTCTTTTGCAGAAACTGCGCCGACTAGTTCTTGAAGTTTATTCGCCTGCGTTTCCATGTTCACCTCTTTTTTTCTCAAAGCCATCTAAAATGCATTCAACCAAAAAGTCACTCGATGCGGGGACAATGTCATCAGGAACCTCTTGCCCGATCGAAAAATAACTGACAGGCTTATCTATATCGTAAATCAAAGAAAATATCGTTCCAAAAACTTTCGTTTCATCAAATTTGGTAAAAATAAGGGTATCAATATCTAAAAAAGAGAAATTTTTATAGATCTCTTTGAGGTCCTCAAGTTTACTGCCCGCGGAGAGTACCAAATTGACATCGATTTGCAATTGTGAACTTTGCAAGAATTTATTGAGTTTAATCAGTTTATCTTTATCGTACTGTGAGCTTCCTACGGTATCGATGAGAATGACATCGCAATGGCTCAGTGATGAAAGTGCATTGTTAAAATCGTTGGGATCAACCACATCTTCAATCGGTAAGCGCATCATCTTAGCATACTGAAAGAGTTGTTCTACCGCTCCAATCCTGTAGGTATCAAGAGTAATAATGCCTACTTTGGCACGTTTTTCTTGAATGTACGAGTAGCGTGCCGCTAACTTTGCAATGGTTGTTGTTTTTCCAACACCCGTTGGACCTACAAACATGATGACGCGTTTTGATCCTTTAGGAAGCTCTGCTTCGACACGTACAGGGATGAGTTTACGAAGAAGCACTTGAAAATAACGCTTGATTGTCTCACTGTTATTTTTCATACGTACAGGCATGTGCTCTAAAGTGAGGTTCATAATGTTCTCTAAATGATCTTCACCCATACCACTAATCTTTGCCAATTTATAAATCTCTGAAAATTCAGAAGGAATCGCTAAGTTATTGCGGTGAGGTGCGCGCTCTTCCCAAAACATCTCTTGAATGAGTTTGATTTTATCGGCAAGTTTATTGATCTCGCATTTAATTTCGCCTATGCCTTCATTGTTTTGCGCTTTTTCAGCTTGTCTAGAAGCATTTGAGCTACCAATATCACCTGTTGCTTGTGCAATTTGCGAAATCTGCTTTGCAGCTTCAGAGAGGCTAAAGAGGACATCTTCGCCACTTTTGTATTTGTGCTCACTTCTTGGTTCTGGTTTTCTAGGTGCCACGGGCGGAGGGGTGGGTTGATCATCTTCAACAGCCACCACAACTTCGTACAATGCTGAAGTACTAATGGTTTTTTTGCGAATCTGTTTGGTGCTTATGACTAAAGCATTTTCGCCACACTCGTGTTGAGCCTGCTTGAGTGCTTCTGCTGGTGTTTCACCACTAAACGTATGAAATTTCACCTCTATCCTTTAAAACTTTTTAGCGTAAAGAGTGGAACGATAACCGATGCGCGTTCCTGCCATCTGGGATGTGGAACGATTAAGTTAGGTTGTTTAATCTTTTGATTATCGAAAAATATTATATCCAAATCTAGCGTTCTTGGTCCATTTTTAAAGAGTCTGACACGCCCAAAAAAATGTTCTACATGTAAAAGTACTTTTAAAAGTGCTTTCGCACTCAAAGAGGTTTGCACCACCATGATGGCATTGTAAAAATCAGGCTGATCTAAGTAGCCAAAAGGTGGATTTTTAAACACAGATGATGTCTCTTGAACATCAAAACGTGGGTCATTTAAAAACAGACGGTAAAGCTTTACAAAACGCTTCTTGACATCGCCTTGATTGCCTCCAAGGCCAATGACGGCACGGTGCGAAAAATGTGGTTTGGCTTTTTTACATGTAGGGAAAAAACGAATGCGTTCTAACTTCACCCCAAAACCTCAGCGCCGCTCTCACGCACGACAATCGTATCTTCAATGCGTACACCAAATTGCTCTGGCAGATAAATCCCCGGCTCTATGGTAAAAACCATATTTTCTTCAATAACGGTTTCGGAACGTGACCCGATGACGGGTAATTCATGAATGTCGAGCCCCACGCCATGCCCTGTGGAATGGACAAAGTAACTTCCAAACCCCGCTTTATCAATCACTTCACGTGCCGCTTTGTCAATCTCTTTGGCTTTAACACCGACTTTAACCGCTTTGATCGCGGCTTCTTGGGCTAACAACACTGTATCATAAACTTTCTGTTTAAGAGCCTCTTTGAAATGTTGCTCTTTTTCAAAATTAAAATGCTCATCGAAAAAACTAGTTCGTGTTCGATCTGAGCAGTAGCGCTGATACTTCACGCCTGCATCCAAAAGTACAAGCTCACCTTTTTGCAATGTTTTATGGGTTGGAAGGGCATGTGGTTTTGCCGCATTTTCACCTAGGGCTACAATGGGCGAGAAACTCAGCTCCAATGCGCCTCGGTATTTGAAAATAGACTCAGCCTCAAAATGCGCCATCATCTCATCTATGCCCAAACCATCATGTTTTAAAAATTCTCCAAAACGATGAAACGCATCCCTACCATAAAGTGCGGCTTTCTTGAGCAATTCAAGCTCTGCATCGCTTTTGATGATACGCTTTTGTTGTGAAAAATTAGGTTTTTTTTGAAAGTTAAGACTGAGCTTTTCACTCAGTCTTGCGTACGCTTCAACATTCCATTCTTCGGGATTATACATCAGTGATTTGATGCCGCTTTTACGGATTAAAAGACGCGCTGTTTTAAAAAGATCGCGTCTATCGCCCTCTA from Sulfurospirillum oryzae encodes:
- the folK gene encoding 2-amino-4-hydroxy-6-hydroxymethyldihydropteridine diphosphokinase; this encodes MKLERIRFFPTCKKAKPHFSHRAVIGLGGNQGDVKKRFVKLYRLFLNDPRFDVQETSSVFKNPPFGYLDQPDFYNAIMVVQTSLSAKALLKVLLHVEHFFGRVRLFKNGPRTLDLDIIFFDNQKIKQPNLIVPHPRWQERASVIVPLFTLKSFKG
- a CDS encoding MinD/ParA family protein, which encodes METQANKLQELVGAVSAKEHSHTKYIAITSGKGGVGKSTVSANMANVLSNNGYKVGLFDADIGLANLDVILNVRIDKNILHVLKGECSLKDVIVPIKKNLLLIPGESGDEILKYSEQFLFERFLEETKVLNDLDFMIIDTGAGIGGHIQLFLEAADEVIVVTVPDPAAITDAYATIKITSKTQSNIHVILNMTKSEKEAQLIFDKINKVAMANIGNGLKLNLIGKLPEDKLISKSIKQRTLFTNDAPNSLAALDMKRIVNNLVYKLERKVLKTDTNKSFGSFFKRIIEQF
- a CDS encoding RNA polymerase sigma factor FliA; translation: MNPTVKKQQPNPYSQNLKKEQDELVLQYLPAVRAMAYRLRERLPASVDVNDLISIGTEEMIKLSRRYDKDQNDSFWGYGKKRVYGSMLDFLRSLDTMSRANRRLIKMVDQEITAYLGEHGNEPDDAYLAKVLGEDIEKIAEARNSAMIVSVMSLNEQVTILSGEDTAQKVEKDELLEMVQSILSTFGEREQMIIQLYYFEELNLKEISEILDISESRISQIHKKLLAKIKEQLGIHHG
- a CDS encoding M24 family metallopeptidase, producing MNYILQDENALFHECGFSCDHAVFLKLGSEAFFITDARYTTEASGIIKNAIVLEGDRRDLFKTARLLIRKSGIKSLMYNPEEWNVEAYARLSEKLSLNFQKKPNFSQQKRIIKSDAELELLKKAALYGRDAFHRFGEFLKHDGLGIDEMMAHFEAESIFKYRGALELSFSPIVALGENAAKPHALPTHKTLQKGELVLLDAGVKYQRYCSDRTRTSFFDEHFNFEKEQHFKEALKQKVYDTVLLAQEAAIKAVKVGVKAKEIDKAAREVIDKAGFGSYFVHSTGHGVGLDIHELPVIGSRSETVIEENMVFTIEPGIYLPEQFGVRIEDTIVVRESGAEVLG
- the flhF gene encoding flagellar biosynthesis protein FlhF; this translates as MEVKFHTFSGETPAEALKQAQHECGENALVISTKQIRKKTISTSALYEVVVAVEDDQPTPPPVAPRKPEPRSEHKYKSGEDVLFSLSEAAKQISQIAQATGDIGSSNASRQAEKAQNNEGIGEIKCEINKLADKIKLIQEMFWEERAPHRNNLAIPSEFSEIYKLAKISGMGEDHLENIMNLTLEHMPVRMKNNSETIKRYFQVLLRKLIPVRVEAELPKGSKRVIMFVGPTGVGKTTTIAKLAARYSYIQEKRAKVGIITLDTYRIGAVEQLFQYAKMMRLPIEDVVDPNDFNNALSSLSHCDVILIDTVGSSQYDKDKLIKLNKFLQSSQLQIDVNLVLSAGSKLEDLKEIYKNFSFLDIDTLIFTKFDETKVFGTIFSLIYDIDKPVSYFSIGQEVPDDIVPASSDFLVECILDGFEKKRGEHGNAGE